The Lasioglossum baleicum chromosome 12, iyLasBale1, whole genome shotgun sequence genome includes a region encoding these proteins:
- the LOC143213960 gene encoding uncharacterized protein LOC143213960 isoform X2 — translation MLTRHAIITESNPVATVPINIVATEDGRTLLAVTDKDGLLEVIATPVTLIGHNGTAGSLMDIKNGCLILHPSPLQIGLDSGEGLDLELSKQCVRVDSDDPSQIKTKVGSDTISDFLDDESSQREKSNEIVKGKSTAMIARTNSLGRPKKSSAVASKGKEVLRCDICQQEFSKQAPYKKHMDNHAEEKPHRCPKCSASFNVPTNFTLHMATHNSGDPRCPECGKKFTRMASLKSHMLLHEKEENLFCTECEDVFSTKTQLDAHLKLHGEKWTTEEARKCKLCNKQFRQPALYRLHIREHYRLQTKVVKQTKRGAKHKTVYKCTICLKSFQKPSQLMRHIRVHTGEKPFKCTVCGRAFTQKSSLQIHTWQHNGIRPHACELCNARFSQKGNLNAHITRVHNVPEGEPIYRCNYCSCVFKKLGSLNGHMKRMHTGVNEDSATVRISESADTMESDIRATVNNVITQLASLESNTDEVEKGKPENFEETGLLANVPTKKDILQQALKNSGLPSRNKSSCDDPSEAKKLDARTNFVTLLDRASDSGTRKYLTIKQRCVGNIRWYACTFCHKEFKKPSDLIRHLRVHTQEKPFKCTHCYRSFALKSTMIAHERTHTGTKRYACGTCDKTFTCHSSLVIHTRSHGNSDECFSISIGNGNDNDNGTGHDHGHDHDRDHNNDNDNDTDNGNADIDATVNVIARCSNRQKIKANKSKMSPKTESLASQVILQEPLVISDSGNKICVVQIPSKKRVYDAAIDPARPHKCWVCEAAFRKISHLKQHHRRHTGERPYRCSKCDRRFTSNSVLKSHLHTHEDSRPYGCSICSAKFSTQSSMKRHLVTHSNKRPFMCPYCHKTFKTYVNCRKHMKIHKHELVQRQLEQQKLVSQEQTTNRLSAKESSKPETTTELSCCSPSSFPSGNVNDVPLDVSADTDTGTGTGTGTVVATTSTFSDNPLSSVNLSFQERMGSTFPHTFPHQFQGVIEAKEKIRPLLSTNFATSTSINQNMTEITVTNLENPQMLHIDESGSVTLPVYSTDQALTPVSMQEIEETLNQQLFNIGMNLGLGSDHSKHSCDTSELQNAKLQHHQPALNVIYTSNNNSNNSNNAEHSEEQVFASQLDSFEIDHITLQPDAEMTLDNIGLETNNSTSMASILPQSVKGDLSNQLAISAVSPENLTDGHQASGYMQTVLLISEQNLTVKENTSDQLKIRETEKNADGVVNDPTFLTEQFRRTSKISPKSQTVSLSFESSLCPNDEINPNQSQQGESLLQCHMCSQQGFTATKLKEHLKIHRGKKEYQCTECSSRFYTNGGLNRHSKLHTNKQQWKSSSSCEKYLGDRTQSRSHSKVHESFPWNEKDVSILSQIPATVNNESSLNDVTIDSDSTVSERVLLDTVAEREVMDRVQHVATEKKEQKEYTNKCKYCPKTFRKPSDLVRHVRTHTGERPYKCDYCSKSFAVKCTLDSHTKVHTGKKTFRCHVCSSLFATKGSLKVHMRLHTGSKPFKCSICDSRFRTSGHRKVHLLKHAREHKGNFKRKQKHLKVAAIAEVAMATDIEKSDDTGRQEVCSYAEEQESQQQQQEQQDNQQHYEQTSQTTEGEYSNLQAINVETTASCLTDQITFEAEGSVPNNNSILSVSDGNQLVANLHFLLANGLVTIQTDESLLTQPASTGNTLHQQSTAVADSVCASMINITPEIGTDQSISAKETIHAENALKAQLSSPYQLQSNNCLLTSVAAPSRIEQFAKVPTIEKCLPTLEKPSTKGTPSKKECDVCGKTFTKPYQVERHKRIHTGERPYKCDLCVKSFAQKSTLQMHQKHHTGDRPYPCPRCEYSFTQKGNLRTHMNRAHRLDTVDSKKTKQNQQSLQRKSPERNLTEVKSLNLDDMSFIEFLK, via the exons ATGTTGACACGACACGCTATAATCACAGAATCTAACCCGGTCGCGACAGTGCCAATAAATATTGTTGCTACCGAAGATGGTAGAACGCTACTGGCAGTGACAG ACAAAGACGGTCTATTGGAAGTTATCGCGACTCCGGTTACTCTTATTGGTCACAACGGCACAGCTGGGTCGTTGATGGATATCAAGAATGGTTGTTTGATATTACATCCA TCTCCTCTTCAAATCGGTTTGGACTCCGGCGAAGGTTTGGATCTCGAACTGTCCAAGCAATGTGTCCGAGTCGATTCCGATGATCCGAGTCAAATCAAAACCAAAGTAGGCTCGGATACAATTAGTGATTTCCTTGACGACGAGTCTTCGCAGAGAGAGAAGAGCAACGAAATTGTTAAAGGGAAGTCGACTGCCATGATCGCTAGAACGAATAGTCTTGGAAGACCCAAAAAGAGCTCTGCCGTTGCATCGAAA GGTAAAGAGGTCTTGAGATGCGACATATGTCAGCAAGAATTTTCCAAGCAAGCTCCATATAAAAAGCACATGGACAATCATGCGGAGGAGAAGCCACATCGCTGTCCAAAATGTTCGGCATCTTTCAATGTACCG ACAAACTTCACGCTTCACATGGCTACACATAATTCTGGCGACCCGAGGTGCCCCGAGTGTGGTAAAAAATTTACAAGAATGGCCAGCTTGAAATCTCATATGCTGTTACACGAGAAGGAGGAGAACTTGTTTTGTACGGAGTGCGAAGACGTTTTCTCGACCAAA ACTCAATTGGATGCGCATTTGAAACTTCACGGAGAAAAGTGGACAACCGAAGAAGCAAGGAAATGTAAACTGTGTAATAAGCAGTTCAGGCAACCGGCATTGTATCGACTACACATTCGCGAACATTACAGG ttgcagACAAAGGTGGTAAAGCAGACAAAAAGAGGGGCCAAACACAAAACGGTATACAAATGTACGATATGCTTAAAATCCTTCCAAAAGCCAAGCCAATTAATGCGTCACATTCGAGTGCATACGGGTGAGAAGCCGTTCAAG TGTACGGTGTGCGGCCGTGCGTTCACGCAAAAGAGTTCTTTACAAATTCATACGTGGCAGCACAACGGTATACGACCCCATGCTTGCGAGCTCTGTAACGCCAGATTTAGTCAGAAAG GCAATTTAAATGCTCATATAACGAGAGTTCACAACGTGCCAGAGGGAGAGCCTATATACAGATGCAACTATTGTTCTTGCGTTTTCAAGAAGCTTGGCAGCTTGAACGGTCACATGAAACGTATGCATACAGGAGTGAACGAG GACAGTGCTACCGTCAGAATCTCCGAATCAGCCGACACCATGGAATCGGACATACGAGCAACAGTGAACAACGTTATAACGCAACTGGCGTCTTTAGAGTCGAATACGGACGAAGTTGAAAAGGGAAAACCAGAAAACTTCGAGGAGACCGGGTTATTAGCAAATGTCCCTACCAAGAAAGATATTCTACAACAAGCACTAAAAAATAGCGGGTTACCTAGTAGAAACAAAAGTTCGTGCGATGATCCATCAGAAGCAAAAAAGTTGGATGCACGGACAAATTTCGTTACCTTGCTGGACCGAGCATCGGATAGCGGTACCAG AAAATACCTGACGATAAAGCAACGGTGTGTAGGGAACATAAGATGGTACGCGTGCACGTTTTGCCATAAAGAGTTTAAGAAACCATCAGACCTGATACGCCATTTACGAGTGCATACGCAGGAAAAACCATTCAAG TGCACGCACTGTTATCGTTCTTTCGCTTTAAAGTCCACCATGATAGCGCACGAGCGTACTcatacaggtaccaagagataTGCCTGCGGTACTTGCGATAAAACGTTCACGTGCCACAGTAGCTTGGTTATTCATACAAG ATCGCACGGGAACTCTGACGAATGTTTTAGCATATCGATTGGTAACGGTAACGATAATGATAACGGCACTGGCCATGATCACGGTCACGATCACGATCGCGATCataataacgataacgataacgacacCGATAACGGTAATGCCGATATTGACGCAACCGTTAACGTAATCGCTCGTTGCAGTAATCGACAGAAAATTAAAGCAAACAAGTCAAAGATGTCTCCGAAAACGGAGAGCCTCGCGTCTCAAGTGATACTGCAGGAGCCGTTGGTAATCAGTGACTCCGGAAACAAGATATGCGTGGTACAGATACCTTCGAAAAAACGTGTTTACGATGCTGCGATCGATCCAGCTAGGCCGCATAAATGTTGGGTGTGCGAAGCGGCATTTCGAAAGATcagtcatttgaagcaacaccATCGACGACACACCGGAGAACGTCCTTATAGATGTTCCAAATGCGACAG GAGATTCACGTCGAACAGCGTTTTGAAATCGCATTTGCACACGCACGAAGACTCCAGACCTTACGGGTGTTCCATTTGTTCCGCAAAATTTTCCACGCAGAGTAGCATGAAAAGACATTTGGTTACTCACAGTAACAAACGACCGTTCATGTGTCCATATTGTCACAAGACGTTCAAGACTTACGTGAATTGCCGTAAACATATGAAAATACACAAACACGAGTTGGTGCAACGG CAACTGGAGCAACAAAAACTGGTATCGCAAGAACAGACTACGAATAGGTTGAGTGCGAAGGAGAGCTCTAAACCAGAAACAACGACCGAGCTATCTTGCTGCTCTCCGTCCAGTTTTCCTTCCGGTAACGTTAACGATGTACCACTCGACGTGTCTGCAGATACCGACACTGGCACCGGCACCGGCACCGGCACCGTTGTCGCAACAACTTCCACGTTTTCCGACAATCCGCTGTCTTCGGTCAACTTATCTTTCCAAGAACGAATGGGATCAACCTTTCCACATACTTTCCCGCATCAATTTCAAGGTGTGATCGAAGCGAAAGAGAAAATAAGGCCACTTTTATCGACGAACTTCGCCACTTCGACATCTATTAATC AAAATATGACTGAGATAACCGTGACAAATCTAGAAAATCCGCAGATGTTGCACATCGACGAAAGCGGTTCGGTTACATTACCAGTTTATTCGACCGATCAAGCTCTAACACCG GTGAGCATGCAAGAAATCGAAGAGACATTGAACCAGCAGCTTTTCAACATCGGAATGAACCTTGGTTTGGGAAGCGACCATTCGAAACATTCCTGTGATACCAGTGAATTGCAGAATGCAAAATTGCAGCATCACCAACCTGCGTTAAATGTCATTTACACGAGTAACAACAATTCTAATAACAGTAACAACGCGGAACACTCTGAAGAGCAAGTGTTCGCGTCGCAGCTGGACTCGTTCGAGATTGATCATATTACTTTGCAA CCGGATGCTGAAATGACACTGGACAATATTGGCCTCGAAACGAATAATTCGACGAGTATGGCAAGCATATTGCCGCAAAGTGTGAAAGGAGATTTATCGAATCAACTTGCCATTTCGGCTGTTTCGCCTGAAAATCTGACCGACGGTCACCAAGCTAGTGGGTACATGCAAACCGTGTTGCTAATTTCCGAGCAAAATCTCACAGTAAAAGAAAATACGAGCGATCAATTGAAAATACGCGAGACTGAAAAGAATGCGGATGGAGTCGTAAACGATCCAACGTTTTTAAC GGAACAGTTTCGGAGGACGTCCAAGATTTCGCCTAAGAGCCAGACAGTATCTTTGTCGTTCGAGTCGTCTCTTTGCCCAAACGATGAGATCAACCCAAACCAATCGCAACAGGGGGAGTCTTTGTTGCAGTGTCATATGTGTAGCCAGCAAGGATTTACGGCAACCAAGTTGAAG gagCACTTGAAAATCCATCGCGGTAAGAAGGAATATCAGTGTACGGAATGCTCTTCAAGATTTTACACGAACGGTGGATTAAACAGACACTCGAAACTACATACGAATAAACA ACAATGGAAGAGTAGTTCGTCATGCGAAAAATATCTCGGTGATAGAACGCAATCGCGATCGCATAGCAAGGTTCATGAGAGCTTCCCGTGGAACGAGAAGGATGTTTCAATTTTGTCGCAAATACCGGCAACGGTAAATAACGAATCGTCGTTGAACGACGTCACAATAGATTCCGATTCAACCGTGTCCGAAAGAGTTCTGTTGGACACGGTTGCGGAACGAGAGGTGATGGATCGAGTACAG CACGTAGCAACGGAGAAAAAGGAACAAAAGGAGTACacgaataaatgtaaatattgtCCGAAAACGTTTCGTAAACCAAGCGATCTCGTTAGACACGTCCGTACGCACACGGGGGAACGTCCATACAAGTGCGACTATTGCAGCAAAAGTTTCGCCGTGAAGTGCACGTTGGATTCTCACACTAAAGTTCATACCGGCAAAAAGACGTTTCGTTGTCACGTGTGTAGCAGTTTGTTCGCGACGAAGGGCAGCTTGAAAGTACACATGCGTTTGCATACAG GTTCGAAACCGTTCAAATGTTCCATCTGCGATTCGAGATTCCGGACCTCGGGGCATAGGAAAGTACATTTGTTGAAACACGCCCGAGAACACAAAGGTAATTTCAAGAGGAAACAGAAACATTTGAAAGTTGCTGCCATTGCAGAAGTCGCTATGGCGACAGATATTGAAAAATCCGACGATACTGGTCGACAAGAGGTGTGCAGCTACGCAGAAGAACAAGAatcgcaacagcaacagcaagaACAGCAAGATAATCAGCAGCACTACGAGCAAACGTCGCAAACAACAGAGGGAGAATATTCGAATTTGCAAGCAATTAACGTCGAGACAACTGCTTCGTGTTTAACCGACCAAATCACATTCGAGGCGGAGGGATCCGTTCCAAACAATAATTCGATACTGTCCGTAAGCGACGGTAACCAATTGGTGGCCAACTTACATTTTCTCCTGGCGAACGGTCTCGTTACCATACAGACTGACGAATCGTTGTTAACCCAGCCGGCATCGACTGGCAATACACTGCATCAACAATCGACTGCTGTCGCCGATTCCGTCTGTGCATCGATGATCAATATTACCCCTGAGATCGGTACCGACCAAAGTATTTCTGCTAAAGAAACGATTCACGCGGAGAACGCATTGAAAGCGCAACTATCGTCTCCGTATCAATTGCAGTCAAACAACTGTCTTTTAACCAGCGTTGCAGCGCCATCGCGGATAGAACAGTTCGCGAAGGTTCCGACCATTGAGAAGTGCTTGCCGACACTAGAGAAACCCTCTACCAAAGGAACTCCGTCGAAGAAAGAGTGCGACGTTTGTGGGAAAACGTTCACGAAACCGTATCAAGTCGAACGTCACAAACGAATTCACACGGGCGAACGACCGTACAAATGCGATTtatgtgtcaaatcgttcgctcAAAAATCCACGTTACAGATGCATCAAAAGCACCATACAGGCGATCGACCATATCCTTGTCCACGCTGCGAATATTCTTTCACACAAAAAGGCAATCTTCGCACGCACATGAACCGCGCTCATCGGCTCGATACTGTCGACTCGAAAAAAACGAAACAAAATCAACAGTCGTTGCAACGCAAGTCTCCGGAGAGAAATTTGACCGAGGTTAAAAGTCTGAATTTAGATGACATGTCGTTCAttgaatttcttaaataa
- the LOC143213960 gene encoding uncharacterized protein LOC143213960 isoform X4, translating into MLTRHAIITESNPVATVPINIVATEDGRTLLAVTEDKDGLLEVIATPVTLIGHNGTAGSLMDIKNGCLILHPSPLQIGLDSGEGLDLELSKQCVRVDSDDPSQIKTKVGSDTISDFLDDESSQREKSNEIVKGKSTAMIARTNSLGRPKKSSAVASKGKEVLRCDICQQEFSKQAPYKKHMDNHAEEKPHRCPKCSASFNVPTNFTLHMATHNSGDPRCPECGKKFTRMASLKSHMLLHEKEENLFCTECEDVFSTKTQLDAHLKLHGEKWTTEEARKCKLCNKQFRQPALYRLHIREHYRLQTKVVKQTKRGAKHKTVYKCTICLKSFQKPSQLMRHIRVHTGEKPFKCTVCGRAFTQKSSLQIHTWQHNGIRPHACELCNARFSQKGNLNAHITRVHNVPEGEPIYRCNYCSCVFKKLGSLNGHMKRMHTGVNEDSATVRISESADTMESDIRATVNNVITQLASLESNTDEVEKGKPENFEETGLLANVPTKKDILQQALKNSGLPSRNKSSCDDPSEAKKLDARTNFVTLLDRASDSGTRKYLTIKQRCVGNIRWYACTFCHKEFKKPSDLIRHLRVHTQEKPFKCTHCYRSFALKSTMIAHERTHTGTKRYACGTCDKTFTCHSSLVIHTRSHGNSDECFSISIGNGNDNDNGTGHDHGHDHDRDHNNDNDNDTDNGNADIDATVNVIARCSNRQKIKANKSKMSPKTESLASQVILQEPLVISDSGNKICVVQIPSKKRVYDAAIDPARPHKCWVCEAAFRKISHLKQHHRRHTGERPYRCSKCDRRFTSNSVLKSHLHTHEDSRPYGCSICSAKFSTQSSMKRHLVTHSNKRPFMCPYCHKTFKTYVNCRKHMKIHKHELVQRQLEQQKLVSQEQTTNRLSAKESSKPETTTELSCCSPSSFPSGNVNDVPLDVSADTDTGTGTGTGTVVATTSTFSDNPLSSVNLSFQERMGSTFPHTFPHQFQENMTEITVTNLENPQMLHIDESGSVTLPVYSTDQALTPVSMQEIEETLNQQLFNIGMNLGLGSDHSKHSCDTSELQNAKLQHHQPALNVIYTSNNNSNNSNNAEHSEEQVFASQLDSFEIDHITLQPDAEMTLDNIGLETNNSTSMASILPQSVKGDLSNQLAISAVSPENLTDGHQASGYMQTVLLISEQNLTVKENTSDQLKIRETEKNADGVVNDPTFLTEQFRRTSKISPKSQTVSLSFESSLCPNDEINPNQSQQGESLLQCHMCSQQGFTATKLKEHLKIHRGKKEYQCTECSSRFYTNGGLNRHSKLHTNKQQWKSSSSCEKYLGDRTQSRSHSKVHESFPWNEKDVSILSQIPATVNNESSLNDVTIDSDSTVSERVLLDTVAEREVMDRVQHVATEKKEQKEYTNKCKYCPKTFRKPSDLVRHVRTHTGERPYKCDYCSKSFAVKCTLDSHTKVHTGKKTFRCHVCSSLFATKGSLKVHMRLHTGSKPFKCSICDSRFRTSGHRKVHLLKHAREHKGNFKRKQKHLKVAAIAEVAMATDIEKSDDTGRQEVCSYAEEQESQQQQQEQQDNQQHYEQTSQTTEGEYSNLQAINVETTASCLTDQITFEAEGSVPNNNSILSVSDGNQLVANLHFLLANGLVTIQTDESLLTQPASTGNTLHQQSTAVADSVCASMINITPEIGTDQSISAKETIHAENALKAQLSSPYQLQSNNCLLTSVAAPSRIEQFAKVPTIEKCLPTLEKPSTKGTPSKKECDVCGKTFTKPYQVERHKRIHTGERPYKCDLCVKSFAQKSTLQMHQKHHTGDRPYPCPRCEYSFTQKGNLRTHMNRAHRLDTVDSKKTKQNQQSLQRKSPERNLTEVKSLNLDDMSFIEFLK; encoded by the exons ATGTTGACACGACACGCTATAATCACAGAATCTAACCCGGTCGCGACAGTGCCAATAAATATTGTTGCTACCGAAGATGGTAGAACGCTACTGGCAGTGACAG AAGACAAAGACGGTCTATTGGAAGTTATCGCGACTCCGGTTACTCTTATTGGTCACAACGGCACAGCTGGGTCGTTGATGGATATCAAGAATGGTTGTTTGATATTACATCCA TCTCCTCTTCAAATCGGTTTGGACTCCGGCGAAGGTTTGGATCTCGAACTGTCCAAGCAATGTGTCCGAGTCGATTCCGATGATCCGAGTCAAATCAAAACCAAAGTAGGCTCGGATACAATTAGTGATTTCCTTGACGACGAGTCTTCGCAGAGAGAGAAGAGCAACGAAATTGTTAAAGGGAAGTCGACTGCCATGATCGCTAGAACGAATAGTCTTGGAAGACCCAAAAAGAGCTCTGCCGTTGCATCGAAA GGTAAAGAGGTCTTGAGATGCGACATATGTCAGCAAGAATTTTCCAAGCAAGCTCCATATAAAAAGCACATGGACAATCATGCGGAGGAGAAGCCACATCGCTGTCCAAAATGTTCGGCATCTTTCAATGTACCG ACAAACTTCACGCTTCACATGGCTACACATAATTCTGGCGACCCGAGGTGCCCCGAGTGTGGTAAAAAATTTACAAGAATGGCCAGCTTGAAATCTCATATGCTGTTACACGAGAAGGAGGAGAACTTGTTTTGTACGGAGTGCGAAGACGTTTTCTCGACCAAA ACTCAATTGGATGCGCATTTGAAACTTCACGGAGAAAAGTGGACAACCGAAGAAGCAAGGAAATGTAAACTGTGTAATAAGCAGTTCAGGCAACCGGCATTGTATCGACTACACATTCGCGAACATTACAGG ttgcagACAAAGGTGGTAAAGCAGACAAAAAGAGGGGCCAAACACAAAACGGTATACAAATGTACGATATGCTTAAAATCCTTCCAAAAGCCAAGCCAATTAATGCGTCACATTCGAGTGCATACGGGTGAGAAGCCGTTCAAG TGTACGGTGTGCGGCCGTGCGTTCACGCAAAAGAGTTCTTTACAAATTCATACGTGGCAGCACAACGGTATACGACCCCATGCTTGCGAGCTCTGTAACGCCAGATTTAGTCAGAAAG GCAATTTAAATGCTCATATAACGAGAGTTCACAACGTGCCAGAGGGAGAGCCTATATACAGATGCAACTATTGTTCTTGCGTTTTCAAGAAGCTTGGCAGCTTGAACGGTCACATGAAACGTATGCATACAGGAGTGAACGAG GACAGTGCTACCGTCAGAATCTCCGAATCAGCCGACACCATGGAATCGGACATACGAGCAACAGTGAACAACGTTATAACGCAACTGGCGTCTTTAGAGTCGAATACGGACGAAGTTGAAAAGGGAAAACCAGAAAACTTCGAGGAGACCGGGTTATTAGCAAATGTCCCTACCAAGAAAGATATTCTACAACAAGCACTAAAAAATAGCGGGTTACCTAGTAGAAACAAAAGTTCGTGCGATGATCCATCAGAAGCAAAAAAGTTGGATGCACGGACAAATTTCGTTACCTTGCTGGACCGAGCATCGGATAGCGGTACCAG AAAATACCTGACGATAAAGCAACGGTGTGTAGGGAACATAAGATGGTACGCGTGCACGTTTTGCCATAAAGAGTTTAAGAAACCATCAGACCTGATACGCCATTTACGAGTGCATACGCAGGAAAAACCATTCAAG TGCACGCACTGTTATCGTTCTTTCGCTTTAAAGTCCACCATGATAGCGCACGAGCGTACTcatacaggtaccaagagataTGCCTGCGGTACTTGCGATAAAACGTTCACGTGCCACAGTAGCTTGGTTATTCATACAAG ATCGCACGGGAACTCTGACGAATGTTTTAGCATATCGATTGGTAACGGTAACGATAATGATAACGGCACTGGCCATGATCACGGTCACGATCACGATCGCGATCataataacgataacgataacgacacCGATAACGGTAATGCCGATATTGACGCAACCGTTAACGTAATCGCTCGTTGCAGTAATCGACAGAAAATTAAAGCAAACAAGTCAAAGATGTCTCCGAAAACGGAGAGCCTCGCGTCTCAAGTGATACTGCAGGAGCCGTTGGTAATCAGTGACTCCGGAAACAAGATATGCGTGGTACAGATACCTTCGAAAAAACGTGTTTACGATGCTGCGATCGATCCAGCTAGGCCGCATAAATGTTGGGTGTGCGAAGCGGCATTTCGAAAGATcagtcatttgaagcaacaccATCGACGACACACCGGAGAACGTCCTTATAGATGTTCCAAATGCGACAG GAGATTCACGTCGAACAGCGTTTTGAAATCGCATTTGCACACGCACGAAGACTCCAGACCTTACGGGTGTTCCATTTGTTCCGCAAAATTTTCCACGCAGAGTAGCATGAAAAGACATTTGGTTACTCACAGTAACAAACGACCGTTCATGTGTCCATATTGTCACAAGACGTTCAAGACTTACGTGAATTGCCGTAAACATATGAAAATACACAAACACGAGTTGGTGCAACGG CAACTGGAGCAACAAAAACTGGTATCGCAAGAACAGACTACGAATAGGTTGAGTGCGAAGGAGAGCTCTAAACCAGAAACAACGACCGAGCTATCTTGCTGCTCTCCGTCCAGTTTTCCTTCCGGTAACGTTAACGATGTACCACTCGACGTGTCTGCAGATACCGACACTGGCACCGGCACCGGCACCGGCACCGTTGTCGCAACAACTTCCACGTTTTCCGACAATCCGCTGTCTTCGGTCAACTTATCTTTCCAAGAACGAATGGGATCAACCTTTCCACATACTTTCCCGCATCAATTTCAAG AAAATATGACTGAGATAACCGTGACAAATCTAGAAAATCCGCAGATGTTGCACATCGACGAAAGCGGTTCGGTTACATTACCAGTTTATTCGACCGATCAAGCTCTAACACCG GTGAGCATGCAAGAAATCGAAGAGACATTGAACCAGCAGCTTTTCAACATCGGAATGAACCTTGGTTTGGGAAGCGACCATTCGAAACATTCCTGTGATACCAGTGAATTGCAGAATGCAAAATTGCAGCATCACCAACCTGCGTTAAATGTCATTTACACGAGTAACAACAATTCTAATAACAGTAACAACGCGGAACACTCTGAAGAGCAAGTGTTCGCGTCGCAGCTGGACTCGTTCGAGATTGATCATATTACTTTGCAA CCGGATGCTGAAATGACACTGGACAATATTGGCCTCGAAACGAATAATTCGACGAGTATGGCAAGCATATTGCCGCAAAGTGTGAAAGGAGATTTATCGAATCAACTTGCCATTTCGGCTGTTTCGCCTGAAAATCTGACCGACGGTCACCAAGCTAGTGGGTACATGCAAACCGTGTTGCTAATTTCCGAGCAAAATCTCACAGTAAAAGAAAATACGAGCGATCAATTGAAAATACGCGAGACTGAAAAGAATGCGGATGGAGTCGTAAACGATCCAACGTTTTTAAC GGAACAGTTTCGGAGGACGTCCAAGATTTCGCCTAAGAGCCAGACAGTATCTTTGTCGTTCGAGTCGTCTCTTTGCCCAAACGATGAGATCAACCCAAACCAATCGCAACAGGGGGAGTCTTTGTTGCAGTGTCATATGTGTAGCCAGCAAGGATTTACGGCAACCAAGTTGAAG gagCACTTGAAAATCCATCGCGGTAAGAAGGAATATCAGTGTACGGAATGCTCTTCAAGATTTTACACGAACGGTGGATTAAACAGACACTCGAAACTACATACGAATAAACA ACAATGGAAGAGTAGTTCGTCATGCGAAAAATATCTCGGTGATAGAACGCAATCGCGATCGCATAGCAAGGTTCATGAGAGCTTCCCGTGGAACGAGAAGGATGTTTCAATTTTGTCGCAAATACCGGCAACGGTAAATAACGAATCGTCGTTGAACGACGTCACAATAGATTCCGATTCAACCGTGTCCGAAAGAGTTCTGTTGGACACGGTTGCGGAACGAGAGGTGATGGATCGAGTACAG CACGTAGCAACGGAGAAAAAGGAACAAAAGGAGTACacgaataaatgtaaatattgtCCGAAAACGTTTCGTAAACCAAGCGATCTCGTTAGACACGTCCGTACGCACACGGGGGAACGTCCATACAAGTGCGACTATTGCAGCAAAAGTTTCGCCGTGAAGTGCACGTTGGATTCTCACACTAAAGTTCATACCGGCAAAAAGACGTTTCGTTGTCACGTGTGTAGCAGTTTGTTCGCGACGAAGGGCAGCTTGAAAGTACACATGCGTTTGCATACAG GTTCGAAACCGTTCAAATGTTCCATCTGCGATTCGAGATTCCGGACCTCGGGGCATAGGAAAGTACATTTGTTGAAACACGCCCGAGAACACAAAGGTAATTTCAAGAGGAAACAGAAACATTTGAAAGTTGCTGCCATTGCAGAAGTCGCTATGGCGACAGATATTGAAAAATCCGACGATACTGGTCGACAAGAGGTGTGCAGCTACGCAGAAGAACAAGAatcgcaacagcaacagcaagaACAGCAAGATAATCAGCAGCACTACGAGCAAACGTCGCAAACAACAGAGGGAGAATATTCGAATTTGCAAGCAATTAACGTCGAGACAACTGCTTCGTGTTTAACCGACCAAATCACATTCGAGGCGGAGGGATCCGTTCCAAACAATAATTCGATACTGTCCGTAAGCGACGGTAACCAATTGGTGGCCAACTTACATTTTCTCCTGGCGAACGGTCTCGTTACCATACAGACTGACGAATCGTTGTTAACCCAGCCGGCATCGACTGGCAATACACTGCATCAACAATCGACTGCTGTCGCCGATTCCGTCTGTGCATCGATGATCAATATTACCCCTGAGATCGGTACCGACCAAAGTATTTCTGCTAAAGAAACGATTCACGCGGAGAACGCATTGAAAGCGCAACTATCGTCTCCGTATCAATTGCAGTCAAACAACTGTCTTTTAACCAGCGTTGCAGCGCCATCGCGGATAGAACAGTTCGCGAAGGTTCCGACCATTGAGAAGTGCTTGCCGACACTAGAGAAACCCTCTACCAAAGGAACTCCGTCGAAGAAAGAGTGCGACGTTTGTGGGAAAACGTTCACGAAACCGTATCAAGTCGAACGTCACAAACGAATTCACACGGGCGAACGACCGTACAAATGCGATTtatgtgtcaaatcgttcgctcAAAAATCCACGTTACAGATGCATCAAAAGCACCATACAGGCGATCGACCATATCCTTGTCCACGCTGCGAATATTCTTTCACACAAAAAGGCAATCTTCGCACGCACATGAACCGCGCTCATCGGCTCGATACTGTCGACTCGAAAAAAACGAAACAAAATCAACAGTCGTTGCAACGCAAGTCTCCGGAGAGAAATTTGACCGAGGTTAAAAGTCTGAATTTAGATGACATGTCGTTCAttgaatttcttaaataa